GTATGGCCGGAGTAATAGACTAGTATACTCTTCTCATGATCTGGTCGCCGGGAAGATTTGGTGTGGTTATGGTCTTCTACCTAGTACCTAGTGATATTTTCCTTTTGTTCTTGATTGACTTGTTCAATAATTCGAGCTTCCTTCCTACCCAAGGAATTGTGACTTCCTATACAGTGAAGCTCTCCAAGATGTTGGCAGAGTTAGATAGACTGCATTAAAAAAAAAGATAGACTGCATTGCCTTCTAAATGAATTTGTTCATCCTATCATCAAACAAAAAAAAAGGAATTTGTTCATCCTGATATGGACATTACATTACGTGTAATGTTATAAATCAGGCGGCCGATCTGGCGCATGTGCTGGTCGCTCGCATGCTCGCCATGTCGCTCTATGGGGCCCATGCACCGACCACCACATACCTCTTGCCTTATCCTTTTTCTGTTGCACACGCGTCTCTTCCCCGCCGCCCTTCATGCCCAACCTCACATCTCTCAACACGTCTCTCTTAGGTTCGGCTCGCCGGCGCACAAAAAACTTTGCTCCTCAGGCGAGCCACACATCAAATCCACAGCTCCGCCATGGCTCTCCTACCTTCCACATATCATAGGGCCCTTCCTTTTAGAAAAAAATATCATAGGGCCCAAATCCACTCCAATCCCCTCCTCGCAAATGATCACTGCTATGGTGGGGTTACCGCGAGCCAGGGTGACCACCCTACCGCGTGGCGGAGGCGATTCTACGTTGGGAGACGAGAGACAACGATCGGATGTGCAGAAACCAACGTGAAGGGGTGCTAGAACCAACATATGGTGATGTTGGAAAAGGCACGGAACATGTTGGCGATGCAGAGCTGCAAACGGCGGTACTCCCCGAGCCACAAGAGCACCATGGTGATGCTACGACCTTGCTACGACGAGTTGCAACCATCCATGGCGGAGCTACAACCAGCGGTTCGTCTGAGACACGACGACGCCAAGGGGTTGCTATGATGTGCTCCAACCAGCGCAGCATGATGTTCAGACCACGCCGTCGGTGTTGGAGATATGCCTTAgaagcaatcatgtatgatgatattttttATGTGTTTATGAATTAATATAGTCTTTgatcattatcaatgatgtgtatcaacaagtacgCGACTTTTTTTGTGATACTATGCATTCCATGATGACTTTGCTAAATGGTCTCTAGTCAAAACGGCTGTGTGGACGTgcaaccaactagactagcatatgatgcAGTGGATGGTCCGGTCTCCCTAACCATGTAGCGTTGAATGCTAGCCGGTTAATATGGACTCGAAAAGATCTTGTAGGATTCGACATAGTCAGATCCGAGTCCAgaaggtctgagtcggacagaaCCAACTACGAGACGCGACGATAAGTTATCTGTGAGTTTCTACTACAACATACATTATGTGTCCTAAGATCTGAAGTGGTGCATGGACTTGGGATGGTTGCAGACTTGCTTTATGCCGATCAAATGCTACTCcataactgggtagttacaaagataAGTTCCGGGTTTGTCTATACCCATGCCGTGAAATATGGTCAAACAGGATGAGATTTGCTCCTGTGATCCcgagagatatactctaggcctCTCGTGTGATCCGGCCTGAATAAGCGTGGACATGCAACAAAAAATATGAGATAAGTTAAGGTGTTGGTCGAATTCGCTGAACAAGAAAGAGGTTAGATTGTAACAAGGATGACCAATTCGCCTTGAGCCTGACAACAGGACAGGTCGGTGCCTTCCATCCAAAAAAATAAGCACACCTTCCACCTTCGTTTTTTTTCCACCCGGATTTTATGCGTGCCCAGTTTGATACGCATGAAAACAGTTACATGTGTAAAATAAATATATCAGCGAAACGGCAATCCAAGCGGGCCCTTAGAATAACGCAACCGTGCGTGATGCCTTGAGCATGGTTATAAAACGCAACCGCCATTCATATGTGGGTTTATACGTCTACACATGAAATGAAGAtacatttttttagaaaagaatGATTACACCGGGCTTTGCATCACACGATGCATGCAACCATCCTTATTACATTATTTAACAAGGCAttacaaaaaaatacatatatcaaCTCAACAACACCTTTTCGGCAAAACGGTGGTCctatttagggcatctccaacggcaccCGCAAAAAATCTCCCGCATCCGTTCGCGGGTAGGAGGGACCAGTCCGCGGACACAAATGCGGAAGGTCGACATCCAACGCTAGCCACATATATTTTCACAACAACtcaaaccaaccggacgaaattcatgcaaaaacAGCCGGATTTCATGCACATGACGGATTTTATATAAAAAAGCCAGATTTTaatataaacatgacggatttgGTACATTTTACATCAATGATGCTAGTCTGGCTCTGAAGGTATAATAATACTTAATCTAAATCTCCGCCCACAGatacctttgtcttcctcatgtcctgcGGCTCGATCATCGGACTGCAgggagccccagaggtatatgcttcagtgcaaaggaTGGCTCACTTTCCCACCACTCATCGGAGTGGAACCCCCGGCTGATGCTTCAGCGGGAGAGGGAGGCACTGCCTTTGCTTCTATGAAGCCCATGTGGGATCGGTGGAGGTCCTCGAAAGAGAAGAACCGGGCAAGACACCAGCTGTCACTAGTGGAAAAAGTGATAACCACAATTTTCATTGGCGGTGCGCCATTTTTAACCAACGTCGACACTAGTTTTTTCAAATAGTGATGATGTTGGCTTATTTGGTCTGACATTACTAGGGATATAGTGATGGCGCTGGATAATAGTTGAACGTCACAGGTATATGGGTCCCATAGAAAACATAAGGCGTAATATAGTGCTGGCGTGGCATAACAAAGAACGCCAGAACAATTATGTTTTGTGGCGTAACATGGGTAGCCACGCCAGTACTATATGATGTGGGGTCCATTTTTATATTATATTATAGTTTAATTTTATTTCTGGAATTACTTTTATTTATAACTATTTATTCTTAATTGATTAGAAAGTGTTTAATAATATTATTTTATCAATGTGaacattattatattatattttgaGACTTCaacttttttcctttttatttgttTGCAGGTGGTGATCATTtttatattatattatatgtttaaaATTATTATTTTAATTGAAAATCCTGACATTCTTTTAATAATATTGTGCTGAATTTATATTATTGCTATTTAGTATTATCTGTAGGTAGTGATCATTTTTTAAATTCTAACATTTTTTAATAATACTGTTTGTAGCTGGTGatcattttttaaatttattttaattttaatttatatatttagtattttaattttttttattaaattaagAATATTGTGTTGTTATATTATTATTACTCTACTATTATTTTAATAATATTACTCTATTATTTGTTTTTAGTATAGTAGAAATGTTGTATTGCTTTTATTTAAGTAAGTAATTTTTATGTTTGCGCTAAATTATTATTTTTTGCATATTGGGCGAAGCTCAAAAAACAAGGGGGCAATGGCCACCTCACCCagtactctccctctctctctaccgCGCCCGTTCTCTCTCTATCTCTGTGTTTCCTCTCTCGTTTCCCTTTCTTCTGTCGATGTCGTCGCTCTGATTCCGGTGGTGAGGTAACAGCTAAtctccccctctctctttctctctcgccgCTCGATTTGATTTGATTTTATTTCGTTTTGATTTGCATCGCCGCTAGGGTTTCAGCGACGGCGGCGACAAAAACGACCGACGACTAGGGTTCATCCCCCTCTACTAGggttcagcggcggcggcggcggaaacgACCGACGACGACGGAGGTAACCGCTAATCTCCCTCTCACGCTAGGAtttcattttgatttgatttgcatcgcTAGGGTTTCAGTGATTTGAATAGGCCAAATTGAATTAGAATGGTAGGCAAAATTGAATTAGAGTGAGTCGGCCAATTTTAATTAGAGTGAGTAGGCCAAATTTAATTAGAAACTACAATGTGTTTGTTTGGCAGTGGAAGATAATTTTAGTTGATACATTTTTATGTAGTGTTTGCTCTAGTGCATTCCCAAGTCGTTGCCAAATCAGTGCCACATTGTTGACATTTTTTACTTTAGTGTTTGCTCTAGTGCATTTCCAAGTCATTGCCAAATCAGTGTCACATTGTGTTTGCTCTAGTGCATTCCCAAGTCAGCGccaaaaaaattatgctatgcCAAGTGAGTGTACTTAGACATTTTTAGTGTAGTTGACAAAATAATTATGCTATGCCAATAAAGGTTGTTCAATAAAGGTTGTGTAGATATATACTACACTTCATCCATATGATTGTGTGAAGATATCGATAGTGCTATATTGTTGTTGTTCAAAACTACTTATGCTTATGTCGATAATCCACTTTTGAGCCCAGGCTCAGCTGCACCCGCAATGacgaaaaattcaaaacaaatacaagaaaaattaaaaaaaatcatttttttgtaTGGTAGATGATTTGATACGTGAGCTCTGCTCCAATTTTcaagtcatttggacatctgagcaactctcggcaaaaaagacaaattcagggtTTGTAAAAACGTTTACTGTTCACGCACTGttctgacccgatttgtcttttttttgcTAAGAGCTACTCAGATGTCTAAATGATCTGAAAATTGGAGCGGACCTCACGTAATAAATTTTCTACCACTCAAAAAAATCGGTGCACATGATCCCGAGCACCGAAACGATGCACTCTACTTATGCCATCATCTTTAAACAAGGTTGTTTGTGTACAAACTGGCATGTGTTAGATAATCTGATCCCGACTTGTTATTATTTTGTAGTTGCAGCCATGAGTAGCTGGAACAGCTACTAACAGTCCTCATGCAACTTCATGGCGTATGATGAAGTGGACAAAGGCGAAGCGAGCACCAACAAGGTAAGATTACAAAAACACCCATGAGCATTGCAAACAcatgtatatatacatatatctaaCCATTCATTATTGATGATTTCAAATATTTAACTTGCCAGGAGTATGTATGAAACCCATCTCCAGCACCTGTTGAGCAGCAGTTATGTGACGTGGACATGCTCAGTCGCGAGCTTGTCACATCACAACAGAGTAGAGTGAGGACCCTTAGGGGGTTGAATAACTCCCTATGGAATGAGAGGGATCAGATCATCAATGAGAACTCGGATTACTACGATAAGAAACTGAAGCTCAAAGACCAGAAGGATAAACTGGTCGCCGAGATAGATGAGTTGAAGAAGGACATACGGCTCGTAAAAGGACGAGAGGGTGCAACTAAAGACCCTAAAAGTCCATTACAGAAAGGAGGGGAGAGCAATAGGAACAAGAGTTACGTGAGATGAAGATCACTTTTCACAAAGAGATGTAATGCATATGTAGGTAGTTTGGAGACATTGTCGAAGTTGATCACTTTTGCTTCTAGCTAGCTAGTATAGTATTGTTTATGGAGTTGAAGTTATCACTAGAAGTATTAACTTTTTTGTGAAGCTGAATGTAAGTAAGTTTAAATGGTTGTATATATACTAGGTTTAAATTGCTTGGTATATTTTTTTATTAACAAAAAAATTCTAATTGTTGGTGTTGGAACACACTTAATGccatagctaacacaatatattgcTGGGGTTAGTCACGTGGCACACCATCAGTATCATCAATACTCACAACGCTGCTGACGTGTGTGCCAACGACACCACTAAAAATTCACTGGCGTCATATTGGTGGCGTTGGAGCCCTATGCCAGCAAGGGAAGTTTTGGCACGCCGTAGCTAGACTATTCTACACTAGTGTGTGTACGTCGGTGTCGCCTAGGTGGTGGCCTTTGTGGGACCCAAGCGGTGGTGGACTTCCGTGTTCTACTTCtcgtcgatgatggcggcggacgcggaggcgccggTCACCGACTCATCGCTTTTCGCGCACTTGGCTTCTACATCTGCCTGCATGGTGCGGTCGTAGGCACGGGTCGCGTGCACGAGAGGCGCGGTCGCAGGCACGGGGAGCGTGGCCGCAGACacggggggagggggggtcgtTGATGGCATCGATGACGCCCGTGTCGTCGTGCTCCCCGccatgccggcgtggagcaactggcCACTCCTCATCGAGTGGGCTTGGAGCGgcaagttgctgaaccacgcggcgGCTTGGGACGGTAACTTGCTCCGTCGGGTGAGGCGCAGGAGGTGGAGCAGCGAGCTGCCATGCTCGTATTCGGCGGGCTACCCAGTcagcttttatgccggagaactgctcttcggaagccatcagaagagtggtAGAGAAGGCGATTGGGGAAGCGACGAAGGGGTGTGGTTCTTGCCCGGTGTCTgccctcgtttaaatagagggcggacgataGGAGCTCGTCCGACGTTGCATATAATGTCGGCCCGCTCATGAACAGGCATGTGGCTTCCAGTGGGGTTAATGGGGGCGTATGAATGCAGCGAGAAGGCATGGTCAGCCAGGCGTGCAGCATGCGGCgccctcggccggcgcgccgcttcaatgacaGAGGCAGTGAGAGGCCGCGTCCGCCCTGAGCCGTCTTCAATGCGGAGCGGCGTGCTCTACAGCggtatgaatgcgggcagctggcgccgggcaGGAGGGCGCGTGAGATGGGGTTTTGGTGGGCcaaggcggtcagaagcgggcttgggaGCGGTCCGGACTCCTGCAAACCTCTCCCATTTTTTGTCTCTGGTTTGCGGGAGAAACTGCGTCTGGACCACCATGTGGATCGATACAGGGTGTTGGATGGCTTTCGCGGTCCGAGCAACATGGTCTGGACGGTTGCGGAAGGTTTACGGGTCCGACTTGAAGATGCCCTTATAAAATTCATTATGTGCCATGACCTCACGCACACGTAAAGAAATTCGATGGCCTCACCAAGCCGCCTGCTGACTAGCTGGGAGCACCAACCGCTAGTAGACCCTCAGCGTGCACCGCATGCGCATGTTGTAGAATttgtcattgccttcttccacGGTTTCATCTTCAGTAGAAATCAATGCACTGATCCTGTCAGACCCTTCTGCCGACACCACCACGACGTCGGACAACGCTAGCCTCCTATGCACGCCCACCAAACGATATCCGGCATCGAGACCCCGGTGCACCTTGCCGCCAAGACTCGCCGTCATTAATAATGTAGGTGGCACAGTGCTCCACCTTGGTCACTGCACAAGACATGGGCTTAGCCAAGCCAAACATTATCCCTCCAATCGATGTACAACCTTAAAGATGAAGCCCCCATGGGTTGACAACGCAGGAACCTTGCCTACAACGTCTCCAACGAGATAATGACTCCCACGTGCACCGACTTTGACGGTTCTGGTCAAGACCGAACCAAGCTTTCGCTGGCAAATTCACGCCCATCCCCGACTGGACCACTAGATCGACCTTCTCCATCATCCAGCACGTCCATGGGTGACATCTGCTACCGGAAAACCGCACGACCAGAGGCACACCACTGCCCGAAACCGTCACCCAGGCTGGGTGAGCCATCGACAGCGGAGGGACCCTCACTGTTGCGCCGCTAACGCCGAACGACGCACGCGTCTAGGACACCCGCGCATTCCACCGCAACCGCAACCCGAAGCAGGGATGGACGAAGACCCCGCCACCGCCGTCATCCCCTGTCTGGGCTTTGCCCCGCGGAGCTATGGCGGCGGTGAGGAAAGAGGCGGCGCCGGCGGTCCAAAGCCCTAGATCGGATCGGGCGGTCGAGGAGAGAGGCGGTGGCGGCTCTCTGGTTATGGATCAAGAGGGAGCAGGGCAGGCCAGGTGGCTGCTCGATTAGACTTATTGTACTTGCGATTAGGAATGTGGAAACAGAATGTTCCTTCGTAAGAGCGAAGGTATCCTGAATTTGAGGTAGCTAGTCGCAGCAGATTAATCAATGAAGATACACATACGAATTTACGATATTGAATTTAAGCAGACGAAGATGGCTTCAACCAGAGCTGGATTAACGGCGCCACCTTCTTGACCGACGGCCTGGCCATGATCCGCCCGCACCACGCCCACACGTTCGCGCGCGACTCCAGCAACGTGGCGTACTCGGTTCCGGCCAccaggtagtaggtgataccgaagtGGACGAGGTCGGCGAGGCTGAAGAAATCTCCGGCGAGGTACGCGTGCGTCGACAGCCGCGCCTCATGCACGTCCAGGACCTTCTTCAGCTTCCCCACGTTCTCGtctgttagactatgtataacttttgtacctatgtacgtattgtaCCTACGTCATATTgtactcaactccttctttcagtcgcttgggatagctcatcgtttagcatgtccacttacacatcagcagaatggttcagtcgaacgtaagcatcgtcatattgttgaagctggtcttactcttttggcccatgcatctgttccgtttcggttttggagtgatgctttcaccactgcatgctttctcatcaaccgtactcctactcgtgttttaaacatgaagactcccattgaggttctccttaatgaacaacctgattatacctttctcaaggtatttgggtgtgcttgctggccgcatcttcgtccatataacaagcgcaagcttgagtttcgttctaagaagtgtgttttccttggctatagctctcttcataaaggttacaaatgtcttcatgttcccactaatcgtgtctatatatctcgggacgtcgtgtttgattagcatgtttttccctttgccaaccttcctgtgtccactgtggaaccaccatccctgcattcatcctctgttgcttctgaccaatttgatgatgttgcatactctcctttgctgttacctaaccatggtgcaggaaccggacgtggagctcgtttggagctgttggaggattcaccatcatcgtcgtcgtcttctggtgggcacgtcgatcgccctatgttgcatggcatcgattcgcgtgcccatgcatggtcacccgacgagcccgtcgcgccgagcatctccactgctcggtctgcTACGCCAGTGATcgccgagtctccagcggctcggcctttttcaccagcggccgccgagtcgcccgtggctcggcccgtcacgccgtcttcgcccgcggctcgggtcctcacgtcgccttcatcagcggatcggcccgcgacaccggccgcgccacggcccactatgccgagctcgccatcggcccggtctgggatgccggagtcgccagctgcttcttctgctctgccggtttcgccggtgggccggccttcttcgccgactgagtccgaggctaccgtgcctggctcctcgtcaccggctgactcatcaacgtcgccgtcctccagcccgttgcaggctgctccgtcgacctcggtggttcctgtgtctcgaccacatacacgcagtcgcagtggcattttcaaacctaaggagcgtacgaatggtacggttgcttggttggctgcttgtttggctgctgctgttgcggatccatcttctgagcctcgctcatatcaggctgacctgcgcattccacattggcgagaggctatggagcaggagtttcatgctcttcttcgtaacaagacatggactctcgttcctccaccaccacgggtaaatgttattgactcaaaatgggtattcaaagtgaagaagcattcagatggatctattgagcgttacaaagcgcgacttgttgctcgcggttttcggcagcgtcatggtcttgactatgaggacaccttcagtcctgtcgtcaagcctaccactattcggcttcttctctccattgctgtttctcgtggttggtcacttcgtcaacttgatgtgcagaatgcctttctacatggatttttggaggaagaggtttatatgaaacagccgcctggtttctctgatcctgatcgtcctgactatatctgtcgtctttccaaagcactatatggtttgaagcaagctcctcgtgcctggcatgcctgccttgcctctgcccttcgtgctcatggctttgtgccgtccactgctgacacttcattatttcttctacagaagccagaagtcactatgtatcttttggtatatgtcgatgatattatccttgtcagctcttctcagtatgctgctgatgctcttgtctgctctcttggtgctgattttgcggtcaaagatcttgggaagcttcactacttttttGGAGTTGAGGTcatttctcgtgctactggtcttgtccttacgcagaagaagtactccttggagttgttacaaaaagccggcatgctgaagtgcaaaccgaccaccacacccatgtcgtctaccgacaagataacagctgttgatggtgagcttttgtctcctgcggatgccacagagtacagaagcattgttggtggacttcagtacttgacgatcacgagaccagatatctcttatgctgttaacagggtttgtcagtatcttcaggctcccagagatactcattgggctgctgttaaacgcattcttcgttatgttcagttcactctGACTTTtgatatgcatattcggccgacttcctctcgggtcctttcggccttctctgatgcagattgggctggtagcccagatgacaggcgatccacggggggttatgcagtattctttggctctaatttgatcgcctggagtgctcggaaacaggctactgtgtcacgtagcagtactgaagctgagtacaaggctgtggctaatgctactgcagagattatttgggtgcagtccttgcttcaggagttgggtttgtctcaaccacagcctcctattctttggtgtgataacatcggtgctacatacctttctgcaaatccagtattttatgcccgaacgaaacacattgaagttgactatcactttgtacgggaacgtgtatcacagaagcaactccagatcaagtttatctcgtctaaggatcaacttgcagacatcttcactaagcctttaccactgccacagtttgaggcttgtaggcgcaatcttacccttctcatttTTTTAGAAAgtggttaagattgagggagggtgttagactatgtataacttctgtacctatgtacgtattgtaacacaactattatatataatgagataagccacccctagaaggTTGTGCTGGTTCACAAAACTTATTGTCTTGCATCGTCGACAACGGCCTGGTCTCGCGCGCCGCCGATGAACGGCAGGATGACGCACTGCTGGACGATGTGTTCGATGGCCGGCTGGTACTGGTGGGCCTCCACCTCCGTCCACACGTCCACCATGGCTGATTCCTCGAGGCTGGATTCCCTTAGAAGATCGGTGGTGGGGTTGGTGCCTCCGTACTTGCGGAGCACGTACCGAGAAATCGCGCGCGATTCTGAGATCGTATTACCGACGTGCGGATTAATTGATAGGGCAAAAGAAAAATCTAATCATCTTTTGTAAAAGTGAGGTTTTGATTAAGATGCTATGGTCTGATTTGTGATGAGCGTGAGAATTTCATACCGAAGAGAGTCAGCTCTCCGTCCTCTAACACTGGGATCTTCCCGAAAGGCTGCAAGATTGAAGCATACAAGAAAACTTAACATGGAAAAATGGAATGAGACAGAAGATTAGAGCACCTGACTAATAACACTTGTCACGGGAAAATGGGATTAAGAAGGTAGAGTGCTGTGGTTGATGGTTGAGCTCAGCAGAACCGACGTACGTTTCGGGAGAGGTGTGGCTCGGCCCTCTGCTCACGCGCCGCCATGTCGAGGGGGACGAGCTCGTAGTCTGCGCCCGTCTCCTCCAGGCACAAGAGCACCGTCGCCACGAACGGAGACGCCCCCACCCCGTACACCTTCACGGCACCGCCCATGTCTGGCTCTCTCTCTGCGGTAATTTAGCTggctctgtttttttttttttgaaagcagCTCTGTTTCTGATGCCTATAAGTATCGGACTGTACAGGAGCGGAACTGGGAGCAGCTGAGAGACGAGGTCAGAGGTGAGGAAGGAGAACGGTAGGTGGGTGGGGATGCAGAGGAAGGGAGGAGAGCTAATCAGATTTCTCATACAGCATGACCAGTCCACAGCGCACGGCGCCCATTAGCAACGACCACCCAGCTTGCATAGGCCCCACTGTCATAGGCACACCCTATTCAAGAGTCAAGACTATATCTCCTTTGCTGGGCGTGGGTCCCGCTTCCTAGAGTCTTCTTCTCCCTCACCCTTTCGAGGGCATCTCTAGCGCTGACCCACAAACCAGACACCGCATTCGTCCATAGACAGAGGGACAAATCCACGAACACTAATACGGAAGCCGGCCATCCGAAGCTATACACATATGTCCTGCGGCCATCCAAACAAATTTGATAGATATTTAAATAAATCCGACAAATTTGGGTGGCAATTTGAACCTACAACAACTAGACTTGTATGAGAACACACTTACGGGGATAAAGGCCGGCAATAGCATCTTGAAGGGCCTAGTGCAAATAGGGTGTAATAGACCGGAGGAGGATTTATGGTCTATGTAGACATCTACACCTTATATGAAAAAAAATAGTAATTCAACAAAAAGTCAAAAATTTctgaaaatatttttaaaataaacttgaccttatattgtactcgtgagaaaaaaatccacaaaaagaaaatatcgcattgacttcttttcaaaaaagataAATTTTTGGCTAAAgtagtgtgaatagtgacctataatagcaaataaactttgtctcttttttGCTGTAAGGTCAACTTTTGTTTTTTTCCGTgaaaatttatatactagtgcaaaagtaagtcaagtgttttgtcaaaatagttcttacctattttgactttttagtaaaatattttttttaaaaaaaatccccaTATAGGGTGCATATACAACCAGAAACACAAGTCTATTTTCCGTAATGGACCCAACAACTTAATGAGGTAAAAGAAGAACTTCCACATGTATATAATGCATGCTATAAAGTCATTATAAAGGCATAAATATAGGAAATGTAAGTTTCACTATCAAATAATGTCTTAATACACTATCTATATGTGAGTATAAGATAGAAATGATGGATATGGGATACATGTATTCCAATATAAATNNNNNNNNNNNNNNNNNNNNNNNNNNNNNNNNNNNNNNNNNNNNNNNNNNNNNNNNNNNNNNNNNNNNNN
The sequence above is a segment of the Triticum dicoccoides isolate Atlit2015 ecotype Zavitan chromosome 1A, WEW_v2.0, whole genome shotgun sequence genome. Coding sequences within it:
- the LOC119366897 gene encoding probable glutathione S-transferase GSTF1, with amino-acid sequence MGGAVKVYGVGASPFVATVLLCLEETGADYELVPLDMAAREQRAEPHLSRNPFGKIPVLEDGELTLFESRAISRYVLRKYGGTNPTTDLLRESSLEESAMVDVWTEVEAHQYQPAIEHIVQQCVILPFIGGARDQAVVDDNVGKLKKVLDVHEARLSTHAYLAGDFFSLADLVHFGITYYLVAGTEYATLLESRANVWAWCGRIMARPSVKKVAPLIQLWLKPSSSA